GTCCTTTGTCATTTGTCCAAAGTAAATTACCAATGACTAATGACTAATGACCAATGACTATTTAAACTAAGTGCCAAACTATCGTACCAACAACGAAGGACACAGCCAAGCCAGCAAAGGTAATTTGTAACCGTTTGATGATTGGTTTAATTTCATAGGTAACAATTAAGCGATCGCGATTGAGTACTTCTAACGGTTTTGTCCATGTTTGACCGTCGTACCAGCCCGATTCTTCATAAAATATAATAGGGCTGGCAAGGCGATCGCGCACGTAAGACCAGCCCAAATATAACCGTAACAGTATCAGTACGACACCGATACTTCCTCCGGCAGCACCGGAGAGAACAAACTGGAGTGTGTACTTGTGTGGAGTAAAGCTTGCTGCTGCTACTGGTGCTGCAAGTACGCAAGATAAACCCCAAATCCAAGCTATTTTTGTGATGTAGTCACGCCAGTTTAAGGTGCAATCACTAAATAACCAAGAAGATTTTAACTCTTCGTATTCATTGAGTGGTTGTTGTTCAGTAGGAACCGGGCAGTTTGAGACTGAAGACTTGATCATGTTGATTTACCCCCACCATCGTCGGATGTTGGAAACTCGACACGTTCTGCATGACCCCAAAAGGCTTCTAAATTGTAAAACTCACGCTCTTTTGGCATCATGATGTGGACGATAACATCGCCGTAATCTAGCACTACCCAAGTCCCTTCAGCTTTTCCTTCTACTCGTAAGGGACGCTTTTGCCACTCTTGTTCTACTTGATCTTCTACTGCCTCGGCAATCGCTCTTACTTGCACCCTGGAATAGCCGGTCATGAATGCAAAATAGTCTGCTAGATAAGATACATCTGCCACTCTCAGTATTAAAATATCACCTGCTTTCCGATCTGATGCTGCTTCAGCAATGGTTGCGACTACATTTTCGCTAGTGTCATTGGTATCAATTTGTGGGCTTGTGAGCGCACTTTTTTGGACAGTGAGTGATTGTAATGGAAAGTTGGCTTGGAAATAATCAGACATTAAACCTCAGCTGCTTCTTTGTTTATTGACAAGTTTTTACAATTACTGACAAATGAGCATTGAACTGCAACTGTATGAGCTGGTTTTTTTGAATACTAACAGAAAAACAGCAGTCTATACAGTTATTGCCAGAATTGGCTGTTTAGTTTTCGACTTTTGTAAAAACCAATTGCGAGTGGCGATCGCGCGTGGATGAATCAGACTAGGGCTTTCTAGCAAGAATTTGAACGTGTAATCGCAGGTTAACCAAACAGCCCGTTCGAGATTTTCAAAACTTGTTTTTCTTAAAGCTTGTAATTGAGCAGACTCACCCCGCCCTGGTTCGAGAGTATCTGCTAAAAATACGATACAAGAGAGTGGACTCATACCTGGTCTACCCAAAGTGTGATTGGCGATCGCTTGTAATACTTCTTCATCTTGTACACCAAAAGTCTCTTTGGCGATGATGGCGCTAACATCTGCATGTAACAGATGGGGTGATGCTACCATCACCTCGTCTATTTCCAAACCAGCCACCTCTGCCATCTGCAAAAGTTTTTTGGATTGAAAATATTTTGCCAAATCATGCATTAGCCCAGCCGTGGCAGCTTTTTCTCTATCTAATTGATAATGTTGAGCTAATTCCACCGCCATCTGTTCTACTCTCAGAATGTGATTAATCCGTGAACTCGGAACGTTCTCAGCTAACCAGGCTAAGACTTTTTGGCGCATAATTACTTAACATCCAAATAAGAATTGTGGCAATCAGGACGAAGACTTGTGAGCATATAGATATTCCTATTGTAACGAATCACGCCAGCCTCTACTTTCAGCACCAATAAGACAAAGCAGACACGCTATAAAAATAGACAAAAATCAATGATCTGCAAAACTTGCTTACACCAGAAAATTTGTGTTATAATCGTAAAAATGCGGACGTATAGCTCAGTTGGTTAGAGCGCTACGTTGACATCGTAGAGGTCACTGGTTCGAATCCAGTTA
Above is a genomic segment from Fischerella sp. JS2 containing:
- the yqeK gene encoding bis(5'-nucleosyl)-tetraphosphatase (symmetrical) YqeK translates to MRQKVLAWLAENVPSSRINHILRVEQMAVELAQHYQLDREKAATAGLMHDLAKYFQSKKLLQMAEVAGLEIDEVMVASPHLLHADVSAIIAKETFGVQDEEVLQAIANHTLGRPGMSPLSCIVFLADTLEPGRGESAQLQALRKTSFENLERAVWLTCDYTFKFLLESPSLIHPRAIATRNWFLQKSKTKQPILAITV
- a CDS encoding CGLD27 family protein, which codes for MIKSSVSNCPVPTEQQPLNEYEELKSSWLFSDCTLNWRDYITKIAWIWGLSCVLAAPVAAASFTPHKYTLQFVLSGAAGGSIGVVLILLRLYLGWSYVRDRLASPIIFYEESGWYDGQTWTKPLEVLNRDRLIVTYEIKPIIKRLQITFAGLAVSFVVGTIVWHLV
- the rsfS gene encoding ribosome silencing factor gives rise to the protein MSDYFQANFPLQSLTVQKSALTSPQIDTNDTSENVVATIAEAASDRKAGDILILRVADVSYLADYFAFMTGYSRVQVRAIAEAVEDQVEQEWQKRPLRVEGKAEGTWVVLDYGDVIVHIMMPKEREFYNLEAFWGHAERVEFPTSDDGGGKST